A single genomic interval of Dromiciops gliroides isolate mDroGli1 chromosome 1, mDroGli1.pri, whole genome shotgun sequence harbors:
- the LOC122731335 gene encoding spindle and kinetochore-associated protein 2-like — MEAVVTKLEVMFQKAESDLDYIQHKLEFEVKKSLPDDSSEEENSLTLLKELSMMKSPYKTLGAQLEQVAVEQKESENCVHATLNNTMKMVQQLQQQADMELSPMTKEEQTVLQQLQSHSTSQTSEDTDLHRTTLM; from the coding sequence ATGGAGGCAGTGGTCACTAAACTGGAAGTGATGTTCCAGAAAGCAGAATCTGATTTGGATTACATTCAGCACAAGCTGgaatttgaagtcaagaaaagtcttcctgatgACTCTTCAGAAGAGGAAAATTCACTTACACTATTAAAGGAATTGTCAATGATGAAGTCTCCATATAAGACTTTGGGTGCCCAACTGGAACAAGTTGCTGTTGAACAGAAAGAGTCTGAGAACTGTGTTCATGCTACTTTGAATAATACCATGAAAATGGTACAACAACTACAGCAGCAAGCAGATATGGAGTTGTCACCTATGACTAAGGAAGAGCAGACTGTATTACAGCAACTACAATCCCATTCAACAAGCCAGACTTCGGAAGACACTGACTTGCATAGGACAACTCTAATGTAG